The genomic interval ATTACTGTACATTGCCCAGCAGAGTAAGAGGAATACTATATGGAGAAAATGTTGATAAAATAATAGATGGCCTCTCCCATTCCGTAAACAGTTTAATCAATGCCGGTGCAACAAAGATTATCATTTCATGCAATACTGCACATTACTTTCTAGATGACGTATATCTCAAAGTCCCTAAATGCAAAGGAATAATCATAAACATTATAGAAGAGCTGGCTATTTATCTGAACAAACATGAAGTGTCTGAAATAAGTTTAATAGCTACAGAAGGAACCCTTGAATCAGAATTATATCAGAAAACATTTGATGAATACAACATCAAAATCAATGCTCCCGACAGAAATGATTTTTCAAAAATGTCAGAACTAATAGAAGTGGTAAAGCAGAATAAGCCTATAGATTCCCAGGTAAAATCCCAGTTCATTGATTTGCTTAAAAAACAAAAAAACAAATCAGTTATTTTGGGATGCACAGAGTTTCCGGTGATCTATAATGAAGTTAAACAGGATTTGGAAAAACTGGACATTACCATATATGATCCTTTAGAGATTGCTATTTTAAAAATCAAAGATAAAAATCAATTGTGATAATTATGGATGCAGTAATATTGGCCGCCGGAATGGGCAGGCGTTTAAAAAGCTTAACTAAAGACAAAACTAAATGCATGTTAACAGTGAATGACGTTACATTAATTGAAAGAATGCTGAAACAATTGGACAGGCTCGGCCTGAATAAAATTATAATAATTGTAGGATATCAGTCCGATAAATTAATCGATTTCACATCTCATTTGAATATAAAAACCAAAATCGAATATGTCTTCAATGACATCTACGATAAGACAAATAACATCTATTCACTCTTTTTAGCAAAACATTATCTTGAAAATTCAGACTGTCTGATATTGGAAGCGGACCTGATATTTGAAGACGGCATTCTGGAAGATTTAATCAATGATTCCAATCCAAATCTTGCATTGGTCGACAAGTTTGAATCATGGATGGACGGAACAGTCGTGACAATTGATGAAAATAACACTATCCTCAATTTCTATGCGAAAAATCAGTTTTCATTCAAAGACATAAAAGATTACTACAAGACAGTCAATATCTATAAATTTTCACAGGAATTTTCAAAACATTACTATGTTCCTTTCCTTGAAGCATATATCAAATCATTAGGTTACAATGCATACTATGAACAAGTATTAAAAATCATCACTAATTTAAATGAAACCGACATGAAAATCAAAAAGCTCACAGGCGAAAAATGGTATGAAATAGATAATGTACAGGATTTAGATATAGCAAGGTCAATATTTGCCAAGGAAGATGAAAAAGTTGATTTGATATCCAAAAGGCATGGAGGATACTGGAGATATTCTGCATTAACAGATTATACAAACTTTTCCAATCCTTATTTTCCTCCAAAGACATTAATATCAGAAATGAAATTCAACTTTGAGGAATTGCTTAAAAGCCGTCCCTCACATATTGACGTGAATACATTGCTGGTTTGCAAATATTTCAATATAACTCCCGAAGAGATATGCATCGCAAACGGCATTCATGAAACAGTCAAATATCTAACAGAATATTATCTAAATGATGATTTTAAAATAGGGCTAATGGATGATGAATTTAACAGTTATGTGCCTGAAAAAAATCGTGTAATATATAATGGCTTTAAAGACGATTACAAATATGATTCAAATGACATCATAAGCTATTTCGGCAATGAAAATATAAGCATGCTCATATTAGCCAATCCCGATAATATTTCAGGAAATTACATTTTCGAACGTGACATGAAAAAACTAATAAATTGGGCTGATGAAAACAATATTCTTCTGGTTATTGACGGGTCTTATATTGATTTTGTCGATGCCGAGCATAATTCCTCATTTTTGACTCAGGAAAATTTAGACAAATATGCCAACCTGATTATGATGGAAGACATATCCTGTTCCTACGGAATATCCGGTTTGAGCCTATGCGTTTTGGCATCTCAAAATGCAGACCTGATCAGGCATATTAAACAGAATCTGCCTAAAAACAATATTGATTCCTTCAGCGAATTCTATCTGCAGATATTTGAAAAGTATAACTTTGAATATGAAATGAGTCTTGTTAAGTTCAAGAATTCCAGAAAGCAATTCATTGAATCACTGAATAAACTTGAAAACATTTCAGTTATCACTTCACAGTCATGCTTCATAATATGTGAAGTTTCAGGTAAATCAAATAGCAGGGAACTGTCAAAAATTCTTTTAAATGATTATAATATTCTTGTTAAAGACTTATCACTCAGTGAACCTTTCAAAGGTAAATCTTTAATGAAGATAATGATAGGAAATGATGATGAAAATAATGAACTCATTAATAAATTAGCTAAAATCTTAAATTAAATTAGGTGTACTTATGTTCTTTAAAAGAGATTCACAAAAAGATGAATTGAAAAATGAAATAGAAGAGTTAAAAAAAGAAATAGCAAGCTGTAAAAAAGAAATAAAAAGTTCCAAAAAGCAGATTTCCAGATTAAAATCAATGCGAAAAAATGACGAAAAAATTTTTGAAACTCATCATGACTATTTCACAACATTATTTTTGGATTATGAATTAAAACCTAAAGGAATATTGAAAGATATGCAGGAATTATCTCAGGAAATTCTGGATTTTGAGGTAAATGTATGCAATAAACACGACTTGACATACTGGATATCAGCAGGAACCCTTCTGGGTGCACATAGACATAAGGGTTTTATCCCCTGGGATGATGATATGGATATGGGACTGATTAGAAAGGATTATATTAAATTATGTGAAGTTACACCTGATGAAATAAAAAATAACAATGCAGAGGATTTTTTCACATTCAGGGTTCATCCGATGGTAAGGGAAAACTTTGTATTCCCATTCACCAGATTGGAATGTGTAACTGAAAATAAAGACTTTTTAGCAGGAATTGATATTACTCCATATGAATATTCCAAAACCAATGAATTTGAACTTAAGGAATTTAGAGATTTTAGAGATGAATTCTTTATAAGATTATCCGGTGGTGAAAACATAGAGACTATCGTGGATGATATGTATGAAAGGTTTAATCTGGATTATGACAGCGGTGATTATATCATCAAAAATCCGACATATATCAGGCATGCGAGACATTATAATAAGGAAGTTGCCTGTTGGGATATTGATAGATTCCTACCCGTAGGAAAAATAGAATTCAACGGAAAAAAATATAATTGCCCTAGAGATCCGGGTTATTTTCTTGTAGCTGATTATGATGATTTCATGCAAATCCCTAAAATTCTAATAGACCAGCATTATAGTGTAAATAAGTTAAGAAGA from Methanobrevibacter sp. carries:
- a CDS encoding aspartate/glutamate racemase family protein is translated as MNSNTWENRKENEVIGIVGGFGSYATLNFFKRILDSYPAEKEWDRPRILIDNYCTLPSRVRGILYGENVDKIIDGLSHSVNSLINAGATKIIISCNTAHYFLDDVYLKVPKCKGIIINIIEELAIYLNKHEVSEISLIATEGTLESELYQKTFDEYNIKINAPDRNDFSKMSELIEVVKQNKPIDSQVKSQFIDLLKKQKNKSVILGCTEFPVIYNEVKQDLEKLDITIYDPLEIAILKIKDKNQL
- a CDS encoding aminotransferase class I/II-fold pyridoxal phosphate-dependent enzyme yields the protein MDAVILAAGMGRRLKSLTKDKTKCMLTVNDVTLIERMLKQLDRLGLNKIIIIVGYQSDKLIDFTSHLNIKTKIEYVFNDIYDKTNNIYSLFLAKHYLENSDCLILEADLIFEDGILEDLINDSNPNLALVDKFESWMDGTVVTIDENNTILNFYAKNQFSFKDIKDYYKTVNIYKFSQEFSKHYYVPFLEAYIKSLGYNAYYEQVLKIITNLNETDMKIKKLTGEKWYEIDNVQDLDIARSIFAKEDEKVDLISKRHGGYWRYSALTDYTNFSNPYFPPKTLISEMKFNFEELLKSRPSHIDVNTLLVCKYFNITPEEICIANGIHETVKYLTEYYLNDDFKIGLMDDEFNSYVPEKNRVIYNGFKDDYKYDSNDIISYFGNENISMLILANPDNISGNYIFERDMKKLINWADENNILLVIDGSYIDFVDAEHNSSFLTQENLDKYANLIMMEDISCSYGISGLSLCVLASQNADLIRHIKQNLPKNNIDSFSEFYLQIFEKYNFEYEMSLVKFKNSRKQFIESLNKLENISVITSQSCFIICEVSGKSNSRELSKILLNDYNILVKDLSLSEPFKGKSLMKIMIGNDDENNELINKLAKILN
- a CDS encoding LicD family protein codes for the protein MFFKRDSQKDELKNEIEELKKEIASCKKEIKSSKKQISRLKSMRKNDEKIFETHHDYFTTLFLDYELKPKGILKDMQELSQEILDFEVNVCNKHDLTYWISAGTLLGAHRHKGFIPWDDDMDMGLIRKDYIKLCEVTPDEIKNNNAEDFFTFRVHPMVRENFVFPFTRLECVTENKDFLAGIDITPYEYSKTNEFELKEFRDFRDEFFIRLSGGENIETIVDDMYERFNLDYDSGDYIIKNPTYIRHARHYNKEVACWDIDRFLPVGKIEFNGKKYNCPRDPGYFLVADYDDFMQIPKILIDQHYSVNKLRRIENIDEIYKDVIEKVKECNENFE